From Calliphora vicina chromosome X, idCalVici1.1, whole genome shotgun sequence, the proteins below share one genomic window:
- the LOC135962812 gene encoding uncharacterized protein LOC135962812 yields the protein MYAVPAWSVHPLTRSLVGTKMNNTIQNNNNNKKQTAKGQQGKPMLADCKQSTVQPSGDSLTKSSEVALDFKPSTSKAALALAGNIPATAPALDTVEKTVVPAKMLQVGSSNQKSGPTTVAPPATTAEPNAPIRKEPSRRAFVQRRAAMRIIDRLGSKSADALNIDELSKLSWAKAQLAELDSSNTPPSADAANQGASAGPKRQRSEEELLQQQNTQPKTKRPKQEARVIRRPYSEVARNPLVRAIIDRSVDDGAISQEKWLKIRQGMLGVYWKILKENPGPSPQNDDAGWYQGHVKLLACTNDRSALLLKLAIASLGELWPGAKLDVIPVNEIPRRPRSVTVIPAEPHEPEEILAYIQSGNPDLPTHNWKVVKVSAPEGAHRKVVVVLNKESLAPLRERQSKIYYGFDSIKLRIYRGDDKLDPETSGVKLEAPQDMDCKIKLDDPASSEDKMETQSHSSMVGDLFCALGDVEDEDVLLESDPEDIDVTVIYDPDHGEGDPSEPSPL from the coding sequence caataacaaaaaacaaacagcaaaagGCCAGCAGGGGAAACCTATGCTGGCTGATTGCAAACAGTCGACTGTCCAACCTTCTGGTGACAGTTTGACTAAAAGCAGCGAGGTAGCCTTGGACTTTAAGCCAAGCACCTCAAAAGCTGCATTAGCCCTCGCTGGTAATATACCAGCAACAGCCCCTGCATTGGACACTGTCGAGAAGACAGTTGTCCCTGCGAAAATGCTACAGGTTGGATCGTCGAACCAGAAGTCGGGTCCAACCACCGTAGCCCCACCCGCCACTACGGCAGAACCGAACGCCCCCATTCGCAAAGAACCATCCAGGAGGGCTTTCGTGCAAAGGCGTGCCGCCATGCGCATTATCGACCGGCTTGGATCCAAGTCGGCCGATGCGCTTAACATCGACGAATTGTCGAAACTAAGTTGGGCTAAGGCTCAACTGGCTGAGCTGGACAGCTCAAACACTCCTCCAAGCGCAGATGCAGCGAACCAAGGCGCATCTGCTGGGCCCAAACGGCAACGCTCAGAGGAGGAGCTGCTCCAACAGCAAAACACACAGCCGAAGACTAAACGTCCGAAGCAAGAGGCTCGTGTGATAAGAAGGCCTTACAGTGAAGTTGCTCGCAATCCACTTGTAAGGGCTATTATCGACAGGAGTGTTGATGACGGAGCTATCTCCCAGGAGAAATGGCTGAAAATCCGTCAGGGTATGCTGGGGGTATACTGGAAGATTCTCAAGGAGAATCCCGGTCCATCCCCGCAAAACGACGATGCTGGCTGGTATCAAGGCCATGTAAAACTGCTAGCGTGTACCAATGACCGCTCAGCTCTACTGCTAAAATTAGCAATTGCGTCCCTAGGGGAATTGTGGCCTGGCGCGAAACTGGACGTGATCCCGGTAAACGAGATACCTCGTAGACCGAGATCAGTCACAGTTATTCCGGCGGAGCCACATGAACCTGAGGAGATTCTGGCATACATTCAGAGCGGTAATCCCGATCTACCAACCCATAACTGGAAGGTGGTTAAGGTTTCCGCTCCTGAAGGTGCGCATAGAAAGGTGGTCGTAGTCCTTAACAAGGAATCCTTGGCGCCACTACGTGAGAGGCAAAGCAAGATTTACTATGGTTTCGATAGTATCAAGCTGCGCATCTACCGTGGTGACGACAAGCTCGACCCCGAAACTTCTGGTGTTAAACTGGAAGCTCCGCAGGATATGGACTGCAAAATTAAACTGGACGACCCCGCAAGCTCTGAGGACAAAATGGAGACCCAATCACACTCCAGTATGGTTGGGGACCTATTCTGCGCTCTGGGTGATGTGGAGGATGAAGATGTTCTTCTGGAATCAGACCCAGAAGACATCGACGTTACGGTCATATATGATCCAGACCATGGTGAAGGCGATCCAAGTGAACCTTCACCACTCTAA